In Pseudochaenichthys georgianus chromosome 6, fPseGeo1.2, whole genome shotgun sequence, a single window of DNA contains:
- the gdpgp1 gene encoding GDP-D-glucose phosphorylase 1 isoform X1, whose protein sequence is MYLDPLVYNISHKDLTMTLQFVYNGQDFVTEAQRSSGNGLAPEPSNFDLTIQAGWSDRMNRGLFRYHLDDLQTRIMPGPHGYVAQLNIQRGLQRRKPEEILSIKQEFNANQFNFNKIDPEEVIFEMTKVVEGRKEKGQLHERWRVVVLVNVSPLEFGHCLFVQEPSCCLPQVLTSFSIQVGIESVLLSSDPGFRVGFNSLGAFASVNHLHLHGYYLNHELQIESVPVKLLVPEKGFYRLLDFPAGFLFYTESECVVKVARAICQVTDFLVESNTAHNLFLTRGSPPSDQIQDEKDHCSRKGVRIAVWPRTSCFGAKDESAFNVALCELAGHLPFKNKKDYELSTEKDVKDVIERYLLPEAEFHTLEQHLTRHLADL, encoded by the exons ATGTATTTGGACCCATTAGTATACAACATATCACACAAAG ATCTAACCATGACGCTCCAGTTTGTGTATAACGGCCAGGACTTTGTCACAGAGGCCCAGCGGAGCAGTGGAAATGGACTTGCACCAGAGCCATCAAATTTTGACCTGACCATCCAAGCCGGCTGGTCAGACAGGATGAACAGGGGGCTCTTCCGCTACCATCTGGATGACTTACAAACGCGTATCATGCCGGGCCCACATGGCTATGTGGCCCAGCTGAATATTCAAAGAGGATTACAAAGAAGAAAGCCTGAGGAAATACTGAGCATTAAGCAGGAGTTCAATGCCAATCAGTTTAATTTTAACAAAATCGATCCAGaagaagtcatatttgagatgacAAAGGTTGTTGAGGGAAGAAAGGAAAAGGGACAGTTGCATGAACGTTGGAGAGTGGTCGTGCTGGTCAATGTCAGCCCTTTGGAGTTTGGACATTGTCTCTTTGTTCAAGAACCTTCATGCTGTTTACCGCAGGTCCTGACAAGCTTCTCCATCCAGGTTGGTATTGAATCTGTACTCCTGAGCTCCGATCCTGGCTTCCGTGTGGGGTTCAATAGTCTTGGAGCATTTGCCTCTGTCAATCATTTACACCTACATGGGTACTACCTGAACCATGAGCTCCAGATAGAATCTGTGCCTGTCAAGCTGCTAGTTCCTGAAAAGGGATTTTATCGCTTGTTGGACTTTCCTGCAGGCTTTTTGTTTTACACAGAATCAGAGTGTGTGGTGAAAGTTGCCAGAGCCATCTGTCAGGTCACAGACTTTCTTGTGGAAAGTAATACTGCGCACAACCTGTTCTTGACTCGCGGGAGTCCGCCCTCTGATCAGATACAGGATGAAAAGGATCACTGCTCAAGAAAAGGTGTTCGCATCGCTGTATGGCCCAGAACATCGTGCTTCGGTGCAAAGGACGAGTCTGCCTTCAACGTTGCTCTCTGCGAGCTGGCAGGGCATTTACCATTCAAGAACAAGAAGGACTATGAGCTCTCTACTGAGAAAGATGTCAAGGATGTCATAGAGAGGTATCTTCTGCCTGAAGCGGAGTTTCACACGTTAGAACAGCACCTCACTCGCCATCTGGCGGATTTATAA
- the gdpgp1 gene encoding GDP-D-glucose phosphorylase 1 isoform X2 translates to MTLQFVYNGQDFVTEAQRSSGNGLAPEPSNFDLTIQAGWSDRMNRGLFRYHLDDLQTRIMPGPHGYVAQLNIQRGLQRRKPEEILSIKQEFNANQFNFNKIDPEEVIFEMTKVVEGRKEKGQLHERWRVVVLVNVSPLEFGHCLFVQEPSCCLPQVLTSFSIQVGIESVLLSSDPGFRVGFNSLGAFASVNHLHLHGYYLNHELQIESVPVKLLVPEKGFYRLLDFPAGFLFYTESECVVKVARAICQVTDFLVESNTAHNLFLTRGSPPSDQIQDEKDHCSRKGVRIAVWPRTSCFGAKDESAFNVALCELAGHLPFKNKKDYELSTEKDVKDVIERYLLPEAEFHTLEQHLTRHLADL, encoded by the coding sequence ATGACGCTCCAGTTTGTGTATAACGGCCAGGACTTTGTCACAGAGGCCCAGCGGAGCAGTGGAAATGGACTTGCACCAGAGCCATCAAATTTTGACCTGACCATCCAAGCCGGCTGGTCAGACAGGATGAACAGGGGGCTCTTCCGCTACCATCTGGATGACTTACAAACGCGTATCATGCCGGGCCCACATGGCTATGTGGCCCAGCTGAATATTCAAAGAGGATTACAAAGAAGAAAGCCTGAGGAAATACTGAGCATTAAGCAGGAGTTCAATGCCAATCAGTTTAATTTTAACAAAATCGATCCAGaagaagtcatatttgagatgacAAAGGTTGTTGAGGGAAGAAAGGAAAAGGGACAGTTGCATGAACGTTGGAGAGTGGTCGTGCTGGTCAATGTCAGCCCTTTGGAGTTTGGACATTGTCTCTTTGTTCAAGAACCTTCATGCTGTTTACCGCAGGTCCTGACAAGCTTCTCCATCCAGGTTGGTATTGAATCTGTACTCCTGAGCTCCGATCCTGGCTTCCGTGTGGGGTTCAATAGTCTTGGAGCATTTGCCTCTGTCAATCATTTACACCTACATGGGTACTACCTGAACCATGAGCTCCAGATAGAATCTGTGCCTGTCAAGCTGCTAGTTCCTGAAAAGGGATTTTATCGCTTGTTGGACTTTCCTGCAGGCTTTTTGTTTTACACAGAATCAGAGTGTGTGGTGAAAGTTGCCAGAGCCATCTGTCAGGTCACAGACTTTCTTGTGGAAAGTAATACTGCGCACAACCTGTTCTTGACTCGCGGGAGTCCGCCCTCTGATCAGATACAGGATGAAAAGGATCACTGCTCAAGAAAAGGTGTTCGCATCGCTGTATGGCCCAGAACATCGTGCTTCGGTGCAAAGGACGAGTCTGCCTTCAACGTTGCTCTCTGCGAGCTGGCAGGGCATTTACCATTCAAGAACAAGAAGGACTATGAGCTCTCTACTGAGAAAGATGTCAAGGATGTCATAGAGAGGTATCTTCTGCCTGAAGCGGAGTTTCACACGTTAGAACAGCACCTCACTCGCCATCTGGCGGATTTATAA